In a genomic window of Hymenobacter chitinivorans DSM 11115:
- a CDS encoding 2-isopropylmalate synthase yields MAAQKIQIFDTTLRDGEQVPGCKLNQDEKLVIARQLELLGVDVIEAGFPVSSPGDFAAVAAIAAQTREATVCGLSRAVENDIRVAAESLRHARYPRIHTGIGTSDSHIKFKLNSTPEQVIERAVAAVKLAKSFVEDVEFYAEDAGRTNNEFLARVCEAAIRAGATVLNIPDTTGYCLPEEYGAKIKYLYENVRGVHNVTLSTHCHNDLGLATANSIAGVMNGARQIECTINGVGERAGNTALEEVVMILRQHPYLHLDTGITTPLLAETSAMVSHMMAMPVQPNKAIVGANAFSHSSGIHQDGVIKHRETYEIIDPREVGVADSSIVLTARSGRAALAYRLQKIGYDFDKHALNKAYASFLQLADRQKEVVDTDLHSLVEQENLVAAN; encoded by the coding sequence ATGGCTGCTCAGAAAATTCAGATCTTCGATACGACCCTGCGCGACGGGGAACAGGTGCCTGGCTGCAAGCTCAACCAAGACGAGAAACTCGTCATTGCCCGGCAGCTCGAGCTACTCGGTGTCGACGTGATTGAGGCGGGCTTCCCCGTGTCGAGCCCCGGCGACTTTGCCGCCGTGGCGGCCATTGCGGCCCAAACCCGGGAGGCTACGGTCTGCGGCCTTTCCCGGGCGGTAGAAAACGACATTCGGGTGGCGGCTGAGTCGCTGCGCCACGCCCGCTACCCGCGAATTCACACCGGCATCGGCACTTCGGACTCCCACATCAAGTTCAAGCTCAACTCCACGCCGGAGCAGGTTATTGAGCGGGCCGTGGCGGCCGTGAAGCTGGCCAAATCCTTCGTGGAAGACGTGGAGTTTTACGCCGAAGACGCCGGCCGTACCAACAACGAGTTTCTGGCTCGCGTGTGCGAAGCCGCCATTCGGGCCGGGGCCACGGTGCTCAACATTCCGGACACGACCGGCTACTGCCTGCCCGAGGAATACGGCGCCAAAATCAAATATCTGTACGAAAACGTGCGGGGCGTGCACAACGTGACGCTTTCCACGCACTGTCATAACGACTTGGGCTTGGCCACGGCCAATTCCATTGCCGGCGTCATGAACGGCGCCCGGCAGATTGAATGCACCATAAATGGGGTAGGGGAGCGGGCCGGCAACACGGCGTTAGAGGAGGTTGTGATGATTCTGCGCCAGCACCCTTACCTCCATTTGGATACGGGCATCACCACGCCGCTGCTGGCCGAAACCTCGGCCATGGTGTCGCACATGATGGCCATGCCCGTGCAGCCCAACAAGGCTATTGTGGGAGCGAATGCCTTTTCGCATTCGAGTGGAATCCACCAGGACGGCGTAATCAAGCACCGCGAGACGTACGAAATCATTGATCCGCGCGAGGTGGGCGTGGCGGATTCGTCGATTGTACTAACCGCTCGTTCGGGGCGCGCCGCCCTGGCGTACCGCCTGCAGAAAATTGGCTACGACTTCGACAAACACGCCCTGAACAAGGCTTACGCCTCCTTCCTGCAGCTGGCCGACCGCCAGAAGGAAGTAGTCGATACCGACCTGCACAGCTTGGTGGAACAGGAAAACCTGGTTGCTGCCAACTAA
- the ilvA gene encoding threonine ammonia-lyase IlvA — protein sequence MPSDTLAPSAPVVRLPNVEQAARNLQGVIYETLLQQNLGLSAAYGAAVYLKREDLQVVRSYKIRGAYHKISQLAREQHPPQVVCASAGNHAQGVAYACQLLGLKGYIFMPANTPAQKVSKVRLFGQAQVEVVLTGNTFDDTFQAARQFCDEQGSAFVHPFDDLAIIEGQATVGLEILKAAPQAIDYLFMPIGGGGLASGVGSVFRQLSPKTKLIGVQPLGAPSMQQAIQTGRRQALTHIESFVDGAAVKCPGALTFELCRELLDDVVLVPEGQVCEDLLKMYNEEGIVLEPAGTLSISALRQFADEIRGKTVVCVLSGSNNDITRMEDIKERAMRHQGLKHYFMVTFNQRPGALRRFVTQVLHPDDDIIHFQYIKKNNKEKGPVFVGIEVKKPHEIEGIQQRMEQEGFAYEYLNGKQDFLSLLV from the coding sequence ATGCCTAGCGACACACTAGCCCCTTCAGCCCCCGTGGTGCGGCTCCCGAATGTGGAGCAGGCCGCCCGCAATTTGCAGGGCGTGATTTACGAAACCCTGCTCCAGCAGAATCTGGGCCTCTCGGCCGCCTATGGCGCGGCGGTGTACCTGAAGCGGGAAGACTTGCAGGTGGTGCGCTCCTACAAAATCCGGGGCGCCTACCACAAGATTTCCCAACTGGCCCGGGAGCAGCACCCGCCGCAGGTAGTGTGCGCCAGCGCCGGCAACCACGCCCAGGGCGTGGCCTACGCCTGCCAGCTGCTGGGGCTGAAGGGCTATATTTTCATGCCGGCCAACACCCCGGCCCAGAAGGTGAGCAAAGTGCGGCTGTTCGGGCAGGCGCAGGTGGAAGTTGTCCTGACCGGTAACACATTTGACGACACGTTTCAGGCTGCCCGGCAGTTTTGCGACGAGCAAGGCAGCGCCTTTGTGCATCCCTTCGATGATCTGGCCATTATCGAAGGCCAGGCCACGGTCGGGCTGGAAATCCTGAAAGCCGCGCCCCAGGCCATTGATTACCTGTTTATGCCCATTGGCGGGGGCGGCTTGGCTTCGGGCGTGGGGAGCGTGTTCCGGCAATTGAGCCCGAAAACCAAGCTCATCGGCGTGCAGCCGCTGGGTGCGCCTTCCATGCAGCAGGCCATTCAAACCGGCCGGCGGCAGGCCCTAACGCACATCGAAAGCTTCGTGGACGGCGCCGCAGTAAAGTGTCCCGGGGCCCTGACTTTCGAGCTGTGCCGGGAGCTGCTCGACGACGTGGTGCTGGTGCCCGAAGGTCAGGTCTGCGAAGACTTGCTCAAGATGTACAACGAGGAAGGCATTGTGCTCGAGCCGGCCGGCACGCTCAGCATCTCGGCCCTGCGGCAGTTTGCCGACGAAATCCGGGGTAAAACGGTGGTGTGCGTGCTCAGCGGCAGCAACAACGACATTACCCGCATGGAGGACATCAAGGAGCGGGCCATGCGTCACCAGGGTCTGAAACACTATTTCATGGTGACCTTCAACCAGCGCCCCGGAGCCCTGCGCCGCTTCGTGACCCAGGTGCTGCACCCCGACGACGACATCATTCACTTCCAGTACATCAAGAAAAACAACAAGGAAAAGGGCCCGGTTTTCGTCGGCATCGAAGTCAAAAAGCCCCACGAAATTGAGGGAATCCAGCAACGGATGGAGCAGGAAGGCTTCGCTTACGAGTACCTGAACGGCAAGCAGGATTTCTTGAGTCTGCTGGTGTAG
- the leuB gene encoding 3-isopropylmalate dehydrogenase: protein MGILSKRIVVLSGDGIGPEVCQEAVRALKAVADKFGHEFIFDYQLMGACAIDATGDPLPEATLEACRTADAVLLGAIGDPKYDNNPSAKVRPEQGLLRLRKSLGLYANIRPVTAYDRLLEHSPLKKDRIQGADMVIFRELTGGIYFGEKGRRDDGSAYDNCSYSRYEIERIAHRAFQAAEARRGKLTLVDKANVLETSRLWREVVQDIALQYPKVLVDYLFVDNAAMQMILSPKQFDVILTENMFGDIISDEASVIAGSLGLLPSASVGDEVALFEPIHGSYPQAKGKGIANPIATILSAAMLLEHFGLQEEANSVRKAVDNALEQGVLTPELNAKSPYTTEQVGSFVAYGILDILDCQLHKNNIALGLSTII, encoded by the coding sequence ATGGGTATTTTAAGCAAACGAATCGTGGTGCTGTCCGGCGACGGAATTGGGCCGGAAGTGTGTCAGGAAGCGGTGCGGGCCCTGAAGGCCGTAGCCGACAAGTTCGGGCACGAGTTCATCTTCGACTACCAGCTCATGGGCGCCTGCGCCATCGATGCCACCGGTGACCCACTGCCGGAAGCCACCCTCGAAGCCTGCCGCACCGCCGATGCCGTGCTGCTCGGGGCCATCGGCGACCCCAAATACGACAACAACCCCAGCGCCAAGGTGCGCCCCGAGCAAGGACTGCTGCGCCTGCGCAAGTCGCTGGGACTCTATGCCAACATCCGGCCCGTGACGGCCTACGACCGGCTACTGGAACACTCGCCGCTGAAGAAAGACCGGATTCAGGGCGCCGACATGGTCATCTTCCGGGAGCTGACCGGCGGCATCTACTTCGGCGAGAAAGGCCGCCGCGACGACGGCTCGGCCTACGACAACTGCTCCTACAGCCGCTACGAAATTGAGCGGATTGCCCACCGGGCTTTTCAGGCCGCCGAAGCCCGCCGCGGCAAGCTGACCCTGGTGGATAAGGCCAACGTGCTGGAAACCTCCCGGCTGTGGCGCGAAGTGGTGCAGGACATTGCCCTGCAGTACCCCAAGGTGCTGGTCGACTACCTGTTCGTGGACAACGCGGCCATGCAGATGATTCTGAGCCCGAAACAGTTCGACGTGATTCTAACCGAAAACATGTTCGGCGACATTATCAGCGATGAGGCCTCCGTTATTGCCGGCTCGCTGGGCCTCTTGCCTTCGGCCTCCGTCGGCGACGAAGTAGCGCTGTTCGAGCCCATTCACGGCTCCTACCCGCAGGCCAAGGGCAAGGGAATTGCCAACCCCATTGCCACGATTTTGTCGGCGGCCATGCTGCTGGAGCACTTCGGGCTGCAAGAGGAAGCCAACTCGGTGCGCAAAGCCGTGGACAATGCCCTCGAGCAAGGCGTGCTGACGCCCGAGCTCAACGCCAAGTCGCCCTACACGACCGAGCAAGTGGGCAGCTTCGTGGCCTACGGCATCCTGGACATCCTGGACTGCCAACTCCACAAGAACAACATTGCCCTGGGCTTGAGTACGATTATTTAG
- the leuC gene encoding 3-isopropylmalate dehydratase large subunit: MAKSLFDKIWDAHVVKTIPGGLEVFYIDRHLIHEVTSPQAFDELQERGLPLSRPEQILATADHNVPTRNQHLPIEDPLSRSQVDKLTENCQKFGVELFGLGHQYQGIVHVIGPELGVTQPGMTIVCGDSHTSTHGAFGTIAFGIGTSQVTQVMASQCLLISRPKRMRITVDGALRPGVTAKDIILYIISKLGTGGATGYFVEYAGSAIRGLSMEGRMTVCNMSIEMGARGGLIAPDATTFEYLQGRPYAPQGERWEQAVAYWQTLYSEEGAEFESELSFDAATIPPMITYGTNPGMGIALNSSIPVLGTDGEAASFDKSLAYMGFSPGESLLGKEINYVFIGSCTNSRIEDLRAVAAYVKGKHKATHVEAIIVPGSKLVEKQAIAEGLDQVLAEAGFELREPGCSACLAMNDDKIPAGAYCVSTSNRNFEGRQGPGARTLLASPLVAAITAVEGRIVDITQYLN; encoded by the coding sequence ATGGCCAAGTCCTTATTCGATAAAATCTGGGATGCCCACGTGGTGAAAACCATTCCCGGCGGGCTGGAGGTGTTTTACATCGACCGGCACCTGATTCACGAAGTCACCAGCCCGCAGGCCTTCGATGAGCTGCAGGAGCGGGGCCTGCCCCTGAGCCGGCCGGAACAAATCCTGGCCACCGCCGACCACAACGTGCCGACCCGCAACCAGCACCTCCCGATTGAGGACCCGCTGAGCCGCTCCCAGGTAGATAAGCTCACCGAAAACTGCCAAAAGTTCGGCGTGGAGCTGTTCGGGCTGGGCCACCAGTACCAGGGTATCGTGCACGTCATCGGGCCGGAGCTGGGTGTGACCCAGCCGGGCATGACCATCGTGTGCGGCGACAGTCACACCTCGACCCACGGCGCCTTTGGGACCATTGCCTTCGGTATCGGCACCAGCCAAGTGACCCAGGTCATGGCTTCGCAGTGCTTGCTCATCAGCCGGCCCAAGCGCATGCGCATCACCGTGGACGGCGCGCTACGGCCCGGTGTGACGGCCAAGGATATCATCCTCTACATCATTTCGAAGCTCGGAACGGGCGGGGCTACGGGCTACTTTGTGGAGTACGCCGGCAGCGCCATTCGCGGCCTGAGCATGGAAGGCCGCATGACGGTCTGCAACATGAGCATCGAAATGGGAGCCCGCGGCGGCCTCATTGCCCCGGATGCCACTACGTTTGAGTACTTGCAAGGCCGGCCCTACGCCCCGCAGGGGGAACGGTGGGAGCAGGCCGTGGCGTATTGGCAAACCTTGTACTCGGAAGAAGGGGCCGAGTTCGAGTCGGAGCTGAGCTTCGACGCTGCCACCATTCCCCCGATGATAACCTACGGCACTAACCCCGGTATGGGCATCGCGCTGAATAGCTCGATTCCGGTGCTCGGTACCGACGGGGAAGCGGCCAGCTTCGACAAGTCGTTGGCTTATATGGGCTTTTCCCCTGGTGAGTCGTTGCTGGGCAAGGAAATCAACTACGTCTTTATCGGCAGCTGCACCAACTCCCGCATCGAGGACCTGCGGGCCGTGGCGGCGTACGTGAAGGGCAAGCACAAGGCCACCCACGTGGAGGCCATCATCGTGCCCGGCTCCAAGCTGGTCGAGAAACAAGCCATTGCCGAAGGGCTCGACCAGGTGCTGGCTGAAGCCGGCTTCGAGCTGCGGGAGCCGGGCTGCTCGGCCTGCCTGGCCATGAACGACGACAAGATTCCGGCCGGCGCCTACTGCGTCTCGACCTCCAACCGCAACTTCGAAGGTCGCCAGGGCCCCGGCGCCCGCACCTTGCTGGCCAGCCCGCTGGTGGCGGCCATCACGGCCGTGGAAGGCCGCATTGTCGACATCACCCAGTATTTGAACTGA
- the leuD gene encoding 3-isopropylmalate dehydratase small subunit has product MEKFQTLRSGVVPLPIENVDTDQIIPARFLKATTREGFGQNLFADWRYQADGQPKADFVLNNPRYQGQILLAGKNFGCGSSREHAAWALYDAGFKVVISSYFADIFRGNALNTGLLPLQVSDEVLQGLFRQIELEPETQLVVDLPSQTLSVPVWETSISFELDAYKKECLINGYDDIDYLVSQRDAIKTYEQLRKWVF; this is encoded by the coding sequence ATGGAAAAATTTCAAACGCTCCGCTCGGGCGTCGTCCCGCTGCCCATCGAAAACGTCGATACGGACCAGATTATCCCGGCCCGTTTCCTGAAGGCCACGACCCGGGAGGGTTTCGGCCAAAACCTGTTTGCCGACTGGCGCTACCAGGCCGACGGGCAGCCCAAGGCCGATTTTGTGCTGAATAACCCCCGCTACCAGGGCCAGATTCTGCTGGCGGGCAAAAACTTTGGCTGCGGCTCGAGCCGGGAACATGCCGCCTGGGCTTTGTATGATGCGGGTTTCAAGGTGGTTATTTCAAGCTATTTCGCCGACATCTTCCGCGGCAATGCCCTGAACACGGGCCTGCTGCCGCTGCAGGTGTCCGATGAGGTGCTGCAGGGCTTGTTCCGGCAAATCGAGCTGGAGCCTGAAACCCAGCTGGTGGTGGATTTGCCCAGCCAGACCTTGTCGGTGCCGGTCTGGGAAACTAGTATCAGCTTCGAGTTGGACGCTTACAAGAAGGAGTGCCTGATCAACGGCTACGACGATATCGACTACCTGGTGAGCCAACGGGACGCCATCAAAACCTACGAACAGCTGCGCAAATGGGTATTTTAA
- a CDS encoding glycosyl hydrolase — translation MVRSRRIPEKFVRAGFGALVLLLGFAGAAQAQTKSPKRGLAYGYHSAADMQVLAPGVSWWYNWYSRPDADAAAVYPGLGVDYVPMQWGRDLDGSPVTADRLAANIPAGAKYLLGFNEPNFRYQANLTPTQAAALWPVLQEVARRKNLKLVSPAVNYCGDCVAENGTTYYSPTQYLDAFFAACPTCQVDYIAVHTYVCEERWLRDKIAELKKYNKPIWLTEFACGDMPATQISLAVQQKYLLDAVNYLEKEPAIFRYAWFSGRNNEIPNINLLGASGQLTPLGQQYVSLPVGWEPGRLTPVATRASSQESNATGAANATDTNINTRWASAFADPQYLQLDFGSTQNFTRVQLSWEAAFAPDYQLQTSPDGLTWTTIRTVVNGDGGVDNLTGLSGRGRYLRLLGTRRATAYGYSLYEIEVFGSAASALKTAAVATTGPAETLQLYPNPAETALHVAVGDGTGLRHLTITNALGRTVLTRSGPDAELNIVTLPAGLYVVRATTTDGRQLTQRFVKR, via the coding sequence ATGGTACGTAGCCGCAGAATACCGGAAAAATTCGTCCGCGCTGGTTTTGGGGCGCTAGTGCTGCTGCTGGGTTTTGCCGGCGCTGCCCAGGCCCAAACCAAAAGTCCGAAGCGGGGCCTGGCTTACGGCTACCATTCGGCCGCCGACATGCAGGTGCTGGCCCCGGGCGTGAGCTGGTGGTATAACTGGTACTCGCGGCCCGACGCCGATGCGGCGGCCGTGTACCCGGGCCTGGGCGTGGACTACGTGCCCATGCAGTGGGGCCGCGACCTGGACGGCAGCCCCGTTACCGCCGACCGGCTAGCAGCTAATATTCCGGCCGGAGCCAAGTACCTGCTGGGGTTCAACGAGCCCAACTTTCGGTATCAGGCCAACCTGACGCCCACCCAGGCGGCGGCGCTGTGGCCGGTGCTGCAGGAAGTAGCCCGGCGCAAAAACCTCAAGCTCGTGTCGCCGGCCGTGAACTACTGCGGCGACTGTGTTGCGGAAAACGGCACTACCTACTACTCGCCCACGCAGTACCTGGACGCCTTTTTTGCCGCCTGCCCCACCTGTCAGGTCGACTACATTGCGGTGCACACCTACGTGTGTGAGGAACGCTGGCTGCGCGACAAGATTGCCGAGCTCAAGAAGTATAACAAGCCCATCTGGCTGACCGAGTTTGCCTGCGGCGACATGCCCGCCACCCAGATTTCGCTGGCCGTGCAGCAGAAATACCTGCTGGACGCGGTAAACTACCTGGAGAAAGAGCCGGCCATTTTCCGCTATGCCTGGTTTTCGGGCCGCAACAACGAGATTCCCAACATCAACCTGCTCGGTGCCTCCGGCCAGCTGACGCCCCTGGGCCAGCAGTACGTGAGCCTGCCCGTGGGCTGGGAACCGGGCCGGCTTACGCCGGTAGCCACCCGGGCTTCCTCCCAGGAAAGCAACGCTACCGGAGCGGCCAACGCTACCGATACCAACATCAATACCCGCTGGGCCAGTGCTTTTGCCGACCCGCAGTACCTGCAGCTCGACTTTGGCAGCACCCAAAACTTCACCCGCGTGCAGCTGAGCTGGGAGGCCGCCTTTGCCCCGGATTACCAGCTCCAAACTTCCCCAGACGGCCTCACCTGGACCACGATTCGAACCGTAGTCAACGGCGACGGGGGCGTCGACAACCTGACTGGGCTCAGCGGTCGGGGCCGCTACCTGCGCCTGCTGGGCACCCGGCGCGCCACCGCTTACGGCTACTCGCTCTACGAAATCGAGGTATTCGGCAGTGCCGCCAGTGCCTTGAAGACGGCCGCGGTGGCCACCACCGGCCCGGCCGAAACCCTGCAGCTTTACCCCAACCCCGCCGAAACCGCGCTGCACGTGGCCGTCGGCGACGGAACCGGCCTGCGGCACCTGACCATCACCAACGCCCTGGGCCGCACTGTGCTTACCCGCTCGGGCCCTGATGCTGAGCTCAACATTGTCACCTTGCCGGCCGGCCTGTACGTCGTGCGGGCCACCACTACCGATGGGCGGCAGCTCACCCAACGGTTTGTGAAGCGCTAA
- a CDS encoding carbohydrate-binding protein, translating into MKTNSLLKRAIALVLLLLASLTTFAQFRVIGYMPSWAGDVSTVQYSKLTHINYAFLLPTTTGGLQPIENPSKLQSLVSTAHANGVKVLISVGGWNDGNDSGFESIGANATYRNTFVTNLVNFANQYNLDGVDIDWEYPDAGASANNHALLMQQLSTEMHSRGKLLTAAVVGTGGASILNSVFTSVDFLNLMAYDYNNFDHSTYDYASQSISYWRGRGLPANKTVLGVPFYGRPTWESYAQLLARGASPNADVFDGVGYNGIPTIKSKTNLAFDQGSGIMIWELSQDATGANSLLTAINQVVLQRNGTTAPVQAIPGRVEAEKFATQSGTQTETTTDTGGGLNVSYFDGGDWLDYSVNVAAAGSYTLSFRVASATGGATLQLRTSSGAVLGSINVGNTGGWQSWQTINATVTLPAGRQTLRLYAVASTGCNVNWLNFASATPSFSTTIQAEAYTSMQGVQTETTTDTGGGQNVGYIDATDWMAYANVNFPTTGTYLIEYRVASPSGSTLSSDLNAGAIQLGNVTIPATGGWQTWTTVSQTVTITAGTYSFGVYAQAGGWNFNWLRITKAGAARPAGTTLATTSSQLDRNLDLYPNPAARTLHFRSEANLAGSQYQIVDVTGRTVLSGQLSAADLDVAALKAGVYTVRLVAEGQASVTRRFVKEAE; encoded by the coding sequence ATGAAAACGAACAGCTTACTCAAACGAGCCATAGCCCTAGTGCTGCTTTTGCTGGCCTCGCTCACCACGTTTGCCCAGTTCCGGGTTATCGGCTACATGCCCTCCTGGGCCGGCGACGTAAGCACCGTACAGTACAGCAAGCTGACTCACATCAACTACGCTTTTCTGCTGCCCACCACCACCGGCGGCCTGCAGCCCATTGAAAACCCGTCCAAGCTCCAAAGCCTGGTGTCGACGGCCCACGCCAACGGGGTGAAAGTGCTGATTTCGGTCGGCGGCTGGAATGATGGCAATGACAGCGGCTTCGAAAGCATCGGGGCCAATGCCACCTACCGCAACACCTTCGTTACCAATCTGGTCAACTTTGCCAACCAGTACAACCTCGACGGCGTGGACATCGACTGGGAATACCCCGACGCCGGGGCCTCGGCCAACAACCACGCCCTGCTGATGCAGCAGCTATCCACCGAGATGCACAGCCGCGGCAAGCTGCTCACGGCCGCCGTAGTGGGCACGGGTGGGGCCAGCATCCTCAACAGCGTCTTCACCTCCGTAGACTTTCTGAACCTGATGGCCTACGACTACAACAACTTCGACCACTCGACCTACGACTACGCGTCCCAGTCCATCAGCTACTGGCGGGGCCGGGGCCTGCCGGCCAACAAAACTGTGCTCGGCGTGCCCTTCTACGGCCGGCCCACCTGGGAATCGTACGCCCAGCTGCTGGCCCGCGGCGCCAGCCCCAACGCCGACGTCTTCGACGGCGTGGGCTACAATGGCATCCCGACCATCAAAAGCAAAACCAACCTGGCCTTCGATCAGGGCAGCGGCATCATGATCTGGGAACTGTCGCAGGATGCCACCGGTGCCAACTCCCTGCTCACGGCCATCAACCAGGTGGTGTTGCAGCGCAACGGTACGACAGCGCCCGTACAGGCCATTCCGGGCCGGGTGGAAGCCGAAAAGTTTGCCACGCAGTCGGGCACCCAGACTGAAACCACTACCGACACCGGCGGCGGACTAAACGTGAGCTACTTCGACGGCGGCGACTGGCTCGACTACAGCGTCAACGTGGCCGCGGCGGGTTCCTACACGCTCAGCTTCCGGGTGGCTTCGGCTACCGGCGGCGCCACGTTGCAGCTGCGCACCAGCAGCGGCGCGGTGCTGGGCAGCATCAACGTGGGCAACACCGGTGGCTGGCAGAGCTGGCAAACCATTAACGCCACCGTGACCCTGCCCGCCGGCCGCCAAACCCTGCGCCTGTACGCAGTGGCCTCCACGGGCTGCAACGTGAACTGGCTCAACTTCGCCAGCGCCACGCCCAGCTTCTCGACTACCATCCAGGCCGAAGCCTACACCAGCATGCAGGGCGTGCAGACCGAAACTACCACCGACACCGGCGGGGGCCAAAACGTGGGCTATATCGACGCTACCGACTGGATGGCCTACGCCAACGTCAACTTCCCTACCACCGGCACCTACCTCATCGAATACCGGGTGGCCAGTCCCAGCGGCAGCACCTTATCGTCGGACCTCAATGCCGGCGCCATTCAGCTCGGCAACGTGACCATTCCGGCCACTGGCGGCTGGCAAACCTGGACCACCGTGTCGCAAACGGTAACTATTACCGCGGGCACCTACAGCTTCGGCGTGTACGCCCAGGCCGGCGGCTGGAACTTCAACTGGCTGCGCATCACCAAAGCCGGAGCCGCCCGGCCCGCTGGCACTACCCTGGCCACCACCAGCTCCCAGCTCGACCGAAACCTGGACCTGTACCCCAACCCGGCCGCCCGCACCCTGCATTTCCGCTCGGAGGCCAACCTGGCTGGCAGTCAGTACCAAATAGTCGACGTAACCGGCCGCACCGTGCTGAGCGGGCAGCTTTCGGCCGCCGACCTGGACGTTGCGGCGCTGAAAGCCGGGGTCTACACGGTACGCTTGGTTGCTGAAGGACAGGCCAGCGTGACGCGCCGCTTTGTCAAGGAAGCCGAGTAA